The genomic window TCCGGCGTGATCCACGATTTCGAGATTGCGGTGGCCGGTTGGACTTCCGAGGACGTAGACAGCGCGCTCGGCGACGGCCAGTTCGGCATGGCCGAAGAGACGGGGCGAATGCTGAACGAAGCCGTCAAACGCGGCGTCGCCGATGGCCTCGGCTTTGGCGAGAGCGTGGGGCGGATGTTGAACGAAGTGCAGCCGCCCTACGCCGAATACTCGTTGCTGCACGCGGCCTATCAACTGCGCGTGCCCGTCACAGTGCACGTGACGCTGGGCACGGACATCATCCACTTGCATCCGCACGCTGATGGCGCGGCGCTGGGCGCGGCGTCGTATCAGGACTTCAAACTCTTCGCCGCGCTCGTCAAAGACCTCGATGGCGGCGGCGTTTACCTCAATGTCGGCTCGGCGGTCACGCTGCCCGAAGTCTTTCTGAAAGCTGTCACGATCGTGCGCAACCTGGGCCATTCATTGCAGGATTTCACCACGGCCAATCTGGACTTCATCCAGCATTACCGTCCGCTGACCAACGTCGTGCGAAGGCCCGTGGCGAATGGCGCGGGGCGCGGCTACAGCCTGACCGGCCATCACGAATTGACGATCCCACTGTTGGCGGCGACAATCCTTTCGCAAAGTAGTCAGTAGTCAGTAGTCAGTAGTCAGCAGATTTTGCTGAGAACTGACTACTGACTACCGACTACCGACTACCGACTACTGACTACCGACTACTCTTCCCTATGATCGAACTAGCAATCCAAGCGGCCCGCGAAGCCGGAGCCATTCTGCAAGACTACGCCGAGCGCGGCTTTGAGATTACGCACAAGGGCCGCATCAATCTCGTCACCGAAGCCGACCTCGCTAGCGAGCGGCATATCAAACAGCTCATCGCCGCGCACTTCCCGACGCATCGCATCATCGCGGAGGAAAGTTGGGAGGGCGAACACGACGTAACCGACGACAATTATTCGTGGCTGATTGATCCGCTGGATGGCACGACGAATTTCTCGCACGGCTTTCCTTGCTACGCGGTTTCCATTGGCGTCGAACGCAAAGGCGAATCGGTCGTGGGCGTCATTTACGATCCGTCACGCGATGAGATGTTTGCCGCCGAACGGGGCGCGGGCGCGACGCTGAATGGCAAGCCGATCCGTGTCTCTGACATTACCCAACTTGAAAAGGCGCTGACCGTATCCGGCTTCCCCTACGACGTGCGCGAACGCATGCACGAATACCTGCCTGCCTGGCGCGAATTCCTGAATCATTCGCAAGCCGTGCGCCGTTTGGGCGCGGCAGCAATTGACATGGCTTGCGTCGCTTGCGGGCGCATGGACGGATTCTGGGAGCACGGGCTGCGCGCCTGGGACGTGGCGGCGGGCTGGGTGATTATCGAAGAAGCAGGCGGGTGCGTGACTAAACTGGATGGCTCGCCCTTCGACAACTATTCGTCCAGCCTGCTGTGCACGAACGGTTTGGTTCATGACGAAATGCTGGCCGTGTTGCGCAGCGTGCGCGAAGAAACCAACCCCTAATCCGCAACTCACAATTTTATGAGCTTCGCCCGCAAACTCACCCTCTTCGACGCGACGATGATCGTCATCAGCGGCGTCATCGGCTCCGGCATCTTTATCAACCCGTATCTGGTCGCGGGTGCGGTCAAGACGACGTTTATGATCCTGGCCGTGTGGATTACGGGCGGTTTGGTCGCACTGGCCGGGGCGTTTGTCTTTGCCGAGTTGGGCACGGTGATGCCCAAAGTGGGCGGCCAGTACGCCTTTTTCCGTGAGGCCTTTCATCCGCTGGTCGCGTTTTTGCACGGCTGGTCGTTGTTGCTGATTATCCAATCGGGCGCGACGGCGGCGGTGGCAATGGCGTTTGCGCAATACATGGCGCGGCTGTTCAACCTGAGCAATTCGGTCATCACGCCAATGGCGGTGGCGATCTTGCTGGGGCTGGCGGCCTTTCACGCGCTGGGCATCAAGCCGGGCGCGATTCTGATCAACATCATCACCTTCGGCAAAACGCTGGCGATTGCGGGTCTCATCATCGGCGCGTTCGTGCTGACCAACCAGAGCGGCTTGGATTTTCAAACGCTGACGCCGCCGGGCTTGCAGGGCGGCGGCTTGTTCTCGGCGTTTCTGGCGGGGCTGGTGCCCGCGATGTTTTGTTACGGCGGCGGGCACAACCTGAATTTTATTTCGGAAGAAGTGAAAGACCCGGTGCGCACGATCCCGCGCGCCTTGCTGATCGGCGCGGTCTGCATCATTGCGATTTATGTCAGCGCGAATATCGCCTATGTGCACGTGCTGGGCGCGCCGGGCTTGGCGGCGACGACGACGCCGGCAGCGGATATGGCCAGACGGCTGGCGGGCAAATTTGGCGAACAGTTGATCAGCGCATTGATCGTCGTTTCGACGTTCGGGTTTATCAATCTGGGGCTGATGACCGCGCCGCGCGTCTATTACGCGATGGGCGCGGACGGCGTGTTTTTCAAAACGCTGGGCACGCTCAGCCCTCGATTCCAAGTGCCGACTGCGGCCATCCTGTTGCAAGGCGGACTGGCCGCAGTCTTCGCACTCTCGAACAGTTACGCCAAGCTGGTGAATTACGCGGTCTTTGCCGATTGGATTTTCTTTGCGCTGGCCGGGGCCGCGTTGATGGTGTTTCGGCGCGCGCTGCCGGATGCACCGCGTCCCAATCCCGCGCCGCTCTATCCGCTGACGCCGCTCTTTTTCACCATCGCTGGAATGGGCATTGTGCTCAATACGTTTGTAGCGGATAAACAGAATGCGTTGATCGGCGCGAGCATTATTGCGGGTGGCGTGCCGGTGTATTATTTGTGGCAACGATTCAATGCGGTACCGCGCGCGTGAGCAAGCGGGGCTTCAGACTGCGAGCCATTTAGCGTAGCGCGATGTCTCCGCGCGCGGCACCATAGCGCAAGGATTCCAAATGAAAAACAGTGTTTACATGACTTGGGCCAAATACCACGCCGGAGCGCGGTACAATCTGGCGAACAGCGGCATTCTCGGTTGCAGCGTGAGCGAGCTGTCGCTCAGCTTGGCTGATCTGCAAATCAACGGGCCGAATCACGAAGGCTACGCGCCGTTGAAAGAGGCCATCGCGGCGCAATACGGCGTGACAACGGAAGAGGTCGTCACGTCGCAAGGCACTTCGATGGCGAACTTTCTAGCGCTGGCGACGGTGCTGGAACGCGGCGACGAGGTCTTGCTGGAACATCCCGTTTACGAACCGATCATGGCGGCGGCGCAGTACTTGGGCGCGGAGGTCAAACGCTTCCACCGCACGCCCGCCAACCATTGGCAGGTTGATCTGGACGAGTTGCGTCAATTGATCTCGCCGCGCACGCGCTTGATTGTCCTGACCAGTCCGCACAATCCGAGCGGCGTGCCGGTTGAACGCGCAAGCTTGCAAGCCATCGGGGCAATGGCCGCCGAAGTCGGCGCGCGCGTGCTGGTGGATGAGGTTTACCGCGACATTCTGTTTGAAGACGCCGCGCCGGTCGTGGCGTCGTTGGGGCCGCACTTCATCACGACCAGCAGTTTGACCAAAAGCTATGGCCTGAGCGGGCTGCGTTGCGGCTGGATTTTGTGCGCGCCCGCCTTGGCCGAACGGATGCGGCGGTTGAATGATATTTTCGGCTCAGTCGGTTCGATGCCGAGCGATGCGTTGGCGGTGGCGGCGTTCGGGCAGTTGCCGCAGTTGGCAGCGCGCACGCGGGCATTGATGGAACCGAACCGGCAACTGGTGCGCGAGTTTTTGGCGGCGCACACCGACGAGTTGGAATGCTTCATGCCCGCGCATTCGATGACGATGTTCCCGCGTTTGCGGCGGCACGCCGACAGCCAGCCGCTGCACGACCGGTTGCGCGCGTATGAGACTTCGATTGTACCGGGCAAGTTTTTTGAGTTGCCGCAACACTTCCGGCTGGGCTTCGCGGTGCAGCCGGAGGATGTTGCCGTGGGGTTGCAAAATCTGGCGCGGGCGTTGCGCGAGTTGGCCTGAGTCCGCCGGAAAGCCAACTTGCCGCACAACAGAAGCGGTGTGTACAATCCCGGCTCGCGTGAATCAACTCCCTTCAATTCAACCTTTATTCGCCCAACGGATAGACACCAGAAAGGCTCGGCAATGCCCGCGCGGTCAGTTCATAATCTCGACAGCCAGAGTGGCAGCCAGAATGGCAACCAAATCGGCAACCGGATCGGTGTAATCGTCGGACCGCAAAAGCCCGAAGCCGCGCCGGTGTTGGCGGAACTCTCCGCTTGGTGCGAGGCGCGGGGCATCCGATGTTTTGCCGCCAACGAGACGGGCGAAGAATTGCCTGCGGACACTTCGTTGATCGTCGTGTTGGGCGGCGATGGCACGATGCTGGGGGCCTCCCGCTTAGTCGGACGCCTGGCCGGCGCGCGGCCCATTCCGGTGTTGGGCGTCAATCTGGGCTGGTTGGGCTATTTGACCGAATTCACGCGCGCCGAATTGTTGCCGGTTTTGGAGGAGTTGCTGGAACAGGGCTTCGAGGTGGATCAGCGCATGCTGCTGGACGTGCAAGTCGTGCGCGCCGGGCAAGTCATTGCCGAGCAGCGCGCCCTGAATGACGCGGTGATCAACAAAGCCGTGCCCGCGCGCATGATCGAATTGGAGTGTTACGTCAATGAACTTTTCGTCAACAGCTTTCGCGCCGACGGCATGATCGTGGCGACGCCGACCGGCTCAACGGCGTACTCGCTTTCGGCGGGCGGCCCCATTGTGCATCCGAGTATGACGGCAATGTTGTTGACGCCCATCTGCCCGCATCTGCTGTCAAATCGCCCCGTCGTCTTGCCCGGCGACAGTCTGGTTGAATTGGTGTTTAAGCGCGCCGACGGCGAATTGGTGCTGACCGTGGACGGTCAGGTCGGCGTCGAGTTGCAACTCAACGATCGCGTGCTCTTGCGCCGCAGCGCCACGACCTTCGACCTAGTGCGCCCCAAAAACCGCAACTACTTTGAAGTGCTGCGAACGAAGTTGAAGTGGGGAACAAGATGATTGCGGATTGTAGATTGCGGATTGCAGATTGACCCGAAGCCAACAATCCGCAATCTGCAATCTGCAATCCGCAGTCCGCAATCGTAACAGAGGACAAAAACCATGCTGATGCCCCTGGGTGATGACAATTCTGACCGGCAGCTTATGCCGTATGTGACCTATTTGCTGATTGGCTTGAATGTACTGGTCTTCCTGTTTTTGCAACGCAGCGATGCGTTCACCTATGGCTACAGCTATGTGCCCGCCGAGATCACCGGCGGACAGGATTTGGTCGGAACGTTTCGCATCGGGGGCGGCGCGGTGCAATTGTATGCGGGACCGACGCCGATTTACCTGACGCTGGTCTGGGCGATGTTTATGCACGGCGACATCATGCACATCGGCGGCAACATGCTTTATCTCTGGATATTCGGCGACAACGTCGAAGACCGCCTGGGCCACCTGAAGTTTCTGATCTTTTATCTGCTCTGCGGGTTTATCGCCAGCTTTGCGCAAATCTTCGTCGCGCCGAAATCCATTGTGCCGAACCTGGGCGCCTCGGGCGCGATTGCCGGCGTGCTGGGCGGGTACCTGATTCTCTTTCCGCATAAAGGCGTGCGCGTGCTGCTGGGCTATTCGGTCACGCAAGTGCCCGCCATCGTCGCCATCGGCTTATGGGGTGTGTTGCAATTCATCGGCGGCTTCGGTCAACTGGGGCGCGCGGGCGGCGGCGTGGCCTATATGGCGCACATCGGCGGGTTCATTGCGGGCATGTTGCTGGTGTTTCTGTTCCGCAATGCGGCGCAGCCGATGTTGCAACGGCAGATGAATGATTATTACGATGATGTAAATTGAGTTGGAAAAGACTCTCCCACAAAGTCACACGAAGAAACATCAAGAATAGCCAAGTGTGTGGGGCTTTCTTCGTGCTCTTTCGTGTGGCTTGGTGGGAAAGGTTTTCCTGGTTTGCGAGCAATAGAATTGAGGCAGTGTGATCTCTGGCAGTTACAAACTTATCACCACACCCGATGAATTGGCGCGCGCGGCCTCGCAATTGAGCGCGGAACCGTTCATCGGCTTTGACAGCGAAACCACCGGCCTCGACCCGCATACCGCCAAACCGCGCCTGTGGCAATTGGCGATGCCGCGCAACTGCTTCATCGTTGATCTCAACCATTTCACGCCCGCACAGTTGCAACCTATCCTGGCGCTGCTGGCCGCCGCTCAGCCCATCAAACTCGCACACAACGCCAAATTCGACGCCAAGTTTTTGCTCAAACATTTCAATACCCGGCTGGGCGCGTGTTTCGACACTTATCTCGCCAGCCAACTCATCAGCGCGGGCAACGAAAGCGACCGGCACGGCCTGGGCAGCGTGGTGCGCCACTATCTGGGGATGCAACTCGACAAAGAAGCCCAGTTGAGCGATTGGTCGCGCGCGCTCAGTGAGTATCAGTTGGAATACGCCGCGCGCGATGCCGCCGTCTTGCTGCCCCTGCGCGAACGGTTGCAAGACAAGCTGGAGCAGATGGAATTGACGCGCGTCGCACAACTGGAATTCGATTGCGTGCTCTCGATTGCGGCCATGGAACTGGCGGGTGTTTATCTGGACGCCGAACAGTGGCGCTTGCTGGTCAGGAGCATCCGTTCGCAATACGAAATCGTGGCCGACGAATTGCGCCGCGCATTGGCAGCAGGCTTGCCGCAGATGAGCCTGTTCGATACGCCACCCAACATCAACCTGGATAGCCCGCAACAGGTGTTGGAGGCCCTGCAACGGCTGGGCATCAGCATCGAGAGCACGCGCGAATGGCAGTTGCAGCGCCTGGCGTCAACGCAGCCCGTCATCGGCACCTTGCTGCAATACCGGCATCTCAGCAAATCGCTTTCGTCCTACGGCGACGGCATGCTCAATTTCATCAACCCGGTCACGGGTCGCATCCACGCCGAGTTCCGCCAGATTGGCACGCCCAGCGGACGGCTCGCGTCGTCGTCGCCCAGCCTGCAACAAATTCCGCACGACGTTGAGCATCGCTCCTGCTTCCGCGCGCCGCAGGGTCGCAAGCTGGTGGTCGCCGATTATTCGCAGATCGAAATGCGCATCCTGGCCGATTTTGCGCAAGACAAGGCCCTGTTGCAGGCGTTTGAATCGGGCGCGGATTTGCATCGCACGACCTCGGCACAAATGCTGGGCATTCCGCTCGCTCAGGTTTCGCCGCAACAACGCGAAGCCGCCAAACGGCTGAATTACGGCTTGGTGTACGGCATGGGCGCCGAAGGGCTGGCCGGGCAAATTAACTCATCCGTCAAAGAAGCCGAAGGGCTGATCGAACGGTATTTCCGTGCTTATTCCGGCGTCGCGCAATGGTTGCACCAGGCCGCCGAACAGGCTGTGCGCGAACGCCGCAGCCGCACCGCCTCAGGGCGTTTGTGGATTTACAACTTCGACACCAGCGACCGTTCGCAACTGGCGGCCTTGCGGCGCGTCGGCAAAAACACGCCGATTCAGGGCAGCGCTTCGGACATTTTCAAACGCGCGATGACGCTGATGGATGCAGCCTTGCTCGTCTACGACGCGCAAATCGTCAACAGCATCCACGATGAACTGGTGGTCGAATGCGCTGCCGAAATCGCCGACGAAGTAAAGGTTATCGTTACGCAAACGATGGTCGCGGCGGGCCGTGAATTCTTGCAGCGCGTGCCGGTCGAGGTCGAAGCCGTCATTGCCGCTGCTTGGGTGAAGAAATGAGCCTGGGCAAGCCTGGGTACGCACGCTTCCCCGCGTGCTGCTTGGTTAGAGGCGGAACAAGGTCAAAGGATTTCCCTTTCAGCCTTAGTCCGTCTGACGCCGCTGGCACGCTGGGAAGCGCCCGTGCCCAGGGGGGCGGTGCTAAATTCCCGCTTCGCCAGAACATTCCCCGCTTTCACAGAGGTAAGGCATGTCCCCACCAACTCACGAAGTCACCGCCTTACTGGTCGCCTGGAGCGCTGGCGATCAGGCGGCGCTCGATCAACTCGTGCCGCTGGTGCAGGCGGAATTACAGCGGCTGGCGCGGCGTTATCTGGGGCAAGAACGCCCCGGCCATCTCTTGCAAACCTCCGCGCTGGTCAACGAAGCTTACTTGCGCCTGATTGATTGGAAGAATGTGCAGTGGCAGAACCGCGCGCATTTCTTTGGCGTCTCGGCGCAACTGATGCGGCGCATCCTGGTGGATTTTGCGCGCCGCCGTCCGCGCGTCGCAGGCGCAAGCGTCAACCAGGTTTCACTCGAAGAAGCCTTGGTCGTCGGCAATGAACAGCGCGCCGACCTGGTCGCGTTGGATGAGGCCTTACAGAGTCTGGCTCAA from Acidobacteriota bacterium includes these protein-coding regions:
- a CDS encoding inositol monophosphatase; amino-acid sequence: MIELAIQAAREAGAILQDYAERGFEITHKGRINLVTEADLASERHIKQLIAAHFPTHRIIAEESWEGEHDVTDDNYSWLIDPLDGTTNFSHGFPCYAVSIGVERKGESVVGVIYDPSRDEMFAAERGAGATLNGKPIRVSDITQLEKALTVSGFPYDVRERMHEYLPAWREFLNHSQAVRRLGAAAIDMACVACGRMDGFWEHGLRAWDVAAGWVIIEEAGGCVTKLDGSPFDNYSSSLLCTNGLVHDEMLAVLRSVREETNP
- a CDS encoding amino acid permease; the encoded protein is MSFARKLTLFDATMIVISGVIGSGIFINPYLVAGAVKTTFMILAVWITGGLVALAGAFVFAELGTVMPKVGGQYAFFREAFHPLVAFLHGWSLLLIIQSGATAAVAMAFAQYMARLFNLSNSVITPMAVAILLGLAAFHALGIKPGAILINIITFGKTLAIAGLIIGAFVLTNQSGLDFQTLTPPGLQGGGLFSAFLAGLVPAMFCYGGGHNLNFISEEVKDPVRTIPRALLIGAVCIIAIYVSANIAYVHVLGAPGLAATTTPAADMARRLAGKFGEQLISALIVVSTFGFINLGLMTAPRVYYAMGADGVFFKTLGTLSPRFQVPTAAILLQGGLAAVFALSNSYAKLVNYAVFADWIFFALAGAALMVFRRALPDAPRPNPAPLYPLTPLFFTIAGMGIVLNTFVADKQNALIGASIIAGGVPVYYLWQRFNAVPRA
- a CDS encoding aminotransferase class I/II-fold pyridoxal phosphate-dependent enzyme; amino-acid sequence: MKNSVYMTWAKYHAGARYNLANSGILGCSVSELSLSLADLQINGPNHEGYAPLKEAIAAQYGVTTEEVVTSQGTSMANFLALATVLERGDEVLLEHPVYEPIMAAAQYLGAEVKRFHRTPANHWQVDLDELRQLISPRTRLIVLTSPHNPSGVPVERASLQAIGAMAAEVGARVLVDEVYRDILFEDAAPVVASLGPHFITTSSLTKSYGLSGLRCGWILCAPALAERMRRLNDIFGSVGSMPSDALAVAAFGQLPQLAARTRALMEPNRQLVREFLAAHTDELECFMPAHSMTMFPRLRRHADSQPLHDRLRAYETSIVPGKFFELPQHFRLGFAVQPEDVAVGLQNLARALRELA
- a CDS encoding NAD(+)/NADH kinase, which translates into the protein MPARSVHNLDSQSGSQNGNQIGNRIGVIVGPQKPEAAPVLAELSAWCEARGIRCFAANETGEELPADTSLIVVLGGDGTMLGASRLVGRLAGARPIPVLGVNLGWLGYLTEFTRAELLPVLEELLEQGFEVDQRMLLDVQVVRAGQVIAEQRALNDAVINKAVPARMIELECYVNELFVNSFRADGMIVATPTGSTAYSLSAGGPIVHPSMTAMLLTPICPHLLSNRPVVLPGDSLVELVFKRADGELVLTVDGQVGVELQLNDRVLLRRSATTFDLVRPKNRNYFEVLRTKLKWGTR
- a CDS encoding rhomboid family intramembrane serine protease, translating into MMPLGDDNSDRQLMPYVTYLLIGLNVLVFLFLQRSDAFTYGYSYVPAEITGGQDLVGTFRIGGGAVQLYAGPTPIYLTLVWAMFMHGDIMHIGGNMLYLWIFGDNVEDRLGHLKFLIFYLLCGFIASFAQIFVAPKSIVPNLGASGAIAGVLGGYLILFPHKGVRVLLGYSVTQVPAIVAIGLWGVLQFIGGFGQLGRAGGGVAYMAHIGGFIAGMLLVFLFRNAAQPMLQRQMNDYYDDVN
- a CDS encoding bifunctional 3'-5' exonuclease/DNA polymerase; its protein translation is MISGSYKLITTPDELARAASQLSAEPFIGFDSETTGLDPHTAKPRLWQLAMPRNCFIVDLNHFTPAQLQPILALLAAAQPIKLAHNAKFDAKFLLKHFNTRLGACFDTYLASQLISAGNESDRHGLGSVVRHYLGMQLDKEAQLSDWSRALSEYQLEYAARDAAVLLPLRERLQDKLEQMELTRVAQLEFDCVLSIAAMELAGVYLDAEQWRLLVRSIRSQYEIVADELRRALAAGLPQMSLFDTPPNINLDSPQQVLEALQRLGISIESTREWQLQRLASTQPVIGTLLQYRHLSKSLSSYGDGMLNFINPVTGRIHAEFRQIGTPSGRLASSSPSLQQIPHDVEHRSCFRAPQGRKLVVADYSQIEMRILADFAQDKALLQAFESGADLHRTTSAQMLGIPLAQVSPQQREAAKRLNYGLVYGMGAEGLAGQINSSVKEAEGLIERYFRAYSGVAQWLHQAAEQAVRERRSRTASGRLWIYNFDTSDRSQLAALRRVGKNTPIQGSASDIFKRAMTLMDAALLVYDAQIVNSIHDELVVECAAEIADEVKVIVTQTMVAAGREFLQRVPVEVEAVIAAAWVKK
- a CDS encoding sigma-70 family RNA polymerase sigma factor, which codes for MSPPTHEVTALLVAWSAGDQAALDQLVPLVQAELQRLARRYLGQERPGHLLQTSALVNEAYLRLIDWKNVQWQNRAHFFGVSAQLMRRILVDFARRRPRVAGASVNQVSLEEALVVGNEQRADLVALDEALQSLAQFDERKGRIVELRFFGGLSIEETAEVLQVAPITVMREWNKAKAWLYRELSKTS